The Dietzia sp. ANT_WB102 region CGCCCGGCTCGACCGGGCGGAGATGGGCGGGTACGCCTCTGTGCGCGACGTGGTGACGATGGCCCAGCGCCTGCTCAGGCTCGAACGTCTGGGGGCCGAGCTCGCCGAACTCACAGTCGAGATGGGTGAGTACGGTCGCCAGACCACCCTGCAACTCGAGGAGTTGCTGTCCGACACCCCGAACGAACTGTGGGGTCTGGTCGCGGATCATCTCCGGGTGGAGCCCGTCGACGGCGACCCGACGCCGATCCCGACCGCCGAGCAGGTCGCCAACGGGCTCGAGCGCCTTGCCGCACTGTCCGATGCCGATCTTCTGTTGCCCGCACCCGTCGCCCGATGCCTGGGCCTGCCGGCCGAGCCCGAGGACCTGGACGAGCACGTCACTGCGCGTGGTCACCGCATGCTGGCCCACATCCCGCGTCTGCGGCCCGTGCAGATCACCGCGCTCGTCGAGCGTTTCGGGTCGGTGCCCGCACTCCTGGCAGCCGAGCAGTCGGATTTCGCCGATGTCGAGGGCGTCGGGGCTCTGTGGGCGCGCCACGTTCGGCAACGCCTCACGGGGCTGGGCACAGTCTGACCGCCGCCGACGCGGACACCGACTCGTCCGCCCCTCCCTGTGACGCTCGGGCGAACCCGATCAGGCGTCGGGCGACTCGACGACGTTGAAGGTGGCGGCCGGACTGAAGACGGTACCGACCAGCGCATACACCTGGTACGCACCGACCTCGACCGGCGTGCGATCCGTCTCTGAACACGCTCCCTCGGCAGAGCGCCGGCCGGTCCAGTCGATCTGACGCGGCTCCGCCTCTTCGGGGCGAAGTTCGACCTTGTCCTCGTCGCGCGGGGTGGTGCAGTCAATGCTCGACCACACCTTGGAGTTGTCGTCGAGCCGGTAGACCTCGAACGACAGCGGAGCCTCGGACAGGTCGCGGTCACACGTCGTGTCCGAGACGTTGATGATGTTGACGAAGAACCTCACGTCGGACCCCACGGGCACATTGGGCTCTGCCGGCCACACGTCCAGACGGAGGTCCTCGTCCGCGCACCGGCCCCGCGAGGCGCCGCCATCCCGCTTGGTCGTTGCGGAGGTGGTCGTCTCCGAGGTCTCGACCGCCCCCGTGGCGCCGCTCTCGCCACCTGTGGCGGTCTCCTGCGTATCCGTCCCGCTGTCGCGGGACGCGAGGAACAGGGCGAGCAGCACTACGGCTACGGCGATGACGGCAACAGCGACCGCGGCGACGCGGCGGCGCACATAGACTTCGCGCGGTAGGGGGCCCTGGGGTTCCTGCACAGGACCAACTCTAGAGCCGAGCGAGCACCCCACCGGCCCCTCGTCGCGGCGTGTCCCTCAGACGGTGCCGCCGTCAGACTGCGACCATCTTCTCGCCGGGACCGTGCGGCACGTCGTCCACGTCCCCGACGACGCTGCGCAGGTAGGCGCGGCCGTCCGAGAGCTTGTAGGTCACGCCGACGATCGCCAGCCGACCGTCGTCGATCTTGTCGCTGATGATCTTGGAACGCTGCTTGAGCAGCTCGCCGGTCTCCAGGATGTGCCGTGCCTCGAAATCGTCGGTGGTCGTGAGCCCCTCGCGACGCCCGTTGAGGATCGAGGGCGACACCTTCTCCACCACGTCACGAAGGAAACCGGGGGGGATCTCACCGGTACGCAAGGCGTCGACGGCCGCCGCGACGCCCCCGCAACTGTCGTGCCCGAGCACCACGATGAGGGGCGTCTCCAGAAGGTGAACGGCGTATTCGATCGAGCCGAGCACCGCCGTATCGATGATGTGCCCGGCGGTGCGGATGACAAAGAGGTCGCCGAGCCCCTGATCGAAGATGATCTCGGCCGCTACCCGCGAGTCCGAGCAGCCGAACAGCACCGCCTTGGGGTGCTGCGCGGCGACGAGATCCTCCCGACGCTGGGTATTCTGGCTGGGATGACGCATATCCCCCTCGACGAATCGGTGATTGCCGTCGCGGAGCGAGGCCCAGGCACTGATGGGATTGGTATGAGGCATGGCTCATATTGTGCACGGGTGACCCCGGAAGGTTCGCGGTGACCTCCCTCGACACACCCGCTCTCCTGTCCTGGTTCGCCCACGCTGGCCGCCGACTGCCGTGGCGGGACGAGGGGGTCGGCGCGTGGGAGATCCTGCTCTGCGAAGTCATGAGCCAACAGACCCCCGTCGCGCGGGTCGAGCCCGTGTGGCGGGAGTGGCGTGATCGTTGGCCCGGCCCCGCTGATCTCGCGGCCGCCGCCCCCGCCGACGTGATCCGCATGTGGGGAAAGCTCGGCTATCCCCGCCGCGCGCTCCGGCTCCGAGAATGTGCCCTCGTCGTCGTCGAACAGCACGGGGGCGAGGTGCCCACCGACGTTGATGCCCTCCTCGCCCTTCCTGGCATCGGCGACTACACCGCCCGCGCCGTGGCCTGCTTCGCCTACGGACAGCGCGTCCCAGTGGTTGACACCAATGTCCGGCGGGTGGTCGCGCGGGCCGTGGGCGGCGCCGCCGAAGCCGGCCCCCCGTCGACGCGGCGCGACCTGGCGGCGGTCGACGCACTCCTCCCGACCGACCGCGAGCAGGCCGTGGCGTTCTCCGTGGCGGTCATGGAACTCGGCGCGCTCGTGTGTACTGCCCGGTCGCCGAAGTGCGACGACTGCCCGCTCGCCGCGTCGTGTGCGTGGTTGGCCGCCGGCAAACCGGCGTGGGACGGCCCCCGCCGCAAGGTGCAAACGTTCGCCGGTACCGACCGGCAAGTGCGCGGGCTACTGCTCGACGTGCTGCGCGACGGCGACGGCACCGCCGCCCGCAACGCACTGGACGCGGTCTGGCCCGATGCAACTCAACGCGACCGCGCGCTAGGCTCGCTGCTCTCTGACGGGCTCGTCGTCCAAGCGGGCGGCACCTACTCGCTGCCGGGAGAGAACTAGTTGAGGGTAGGCTCCCCTTATGCCCGTCGTGAAGATCAATGCCCTGAACGTCCCGCCGCAAGCCGGAGCCGAACTCGAGCGCCGCTTCTCCGAACGCGCACACACCGTCGAGAACTCCCCCGGATTCCTCGGCTTCCAGTTGCTGCGCCCCACCGGCGGCGAGACCCGGTACTTCGTCGTCACCACCTGGGAGGACGAGGAGTCCTTCGCGGCGTGGCGCGACGGTGACGCCCGCGCGGCCCATGCCGGCGAGCACGGCAAGCCCGTCGCCGACGGCGCGAACCTACTTGAGTTCGACGTCGTGATGGACATCAAGCCCTCCGCCTGACCACCCTCCCGACCCCGACACCCGCCGCGCCCCCGCCCGCTCGTGGACACTGTCGCGGAACAGCCGTTCGCAGTGGCGTTCGTGTCGCTGTTCGTCATCGTGATGCTTCGAGCGAACGCCACCTACTGGCTCGGTCGCGGCGCCCTGAGTGGCGGACGGCTCAGCCGAAAGATGGCCCGCCACCTCGAGGGGCCGGCCATGCAGCGGGCCCGGCGACTATCGGCACGATACGGGGTCGTGGCAGTGCCGCTGTCATTTCTCACTATCGGGATCCAGACGGCGATCAACTTCAGCGCGGGCTTCACCAGCATGCCGATGCGCCGCTACCTACCCGCGGTCACCGTGGGATGCCTGCTGTGGGCGCTGCTCTACTCAACCGTCGGCCTGGCGGGCTGGTCGGCCGTGGCTGTGCTGTGGGACCAGATTTAGAGTCGACCACCCGTCCCATCGGTCCCGGCAGCCCAGCGTAGAGGCCACGCCAGCCCCACGGGGTTCGACCGGAGACAAGAGAACGGCCCCCGCCCGAAGGCGGGGGCCGTTCTCTCTATCAGCCGGTCGGGGCGGACCGGCGCCCGGTCAGGTGGTGGCGGGAGCCGCCCCACCGCCGGAGCCCGAGGGTCCGCCGGTCGAGCCTCCACCAAAGCCGCCCGTGCTCGGCGGGAGCGAGTCGCCCGGGCCGGCCTCACCGGTGGGCGCGACGCTCGCGGTGATCTTTTCACCCTCGTCATCCGCGGGGGCATCGGGACGCGGCACTCCGGTGAACGTGAACTTGGCGTCCTCGGTCTTCTCGGACTCACCGTCCCAGCCCTCGACATCGACCTTGACCAGTTCGCCGGCCGCGACCTCGCCAAAGAGGATCTTCTCCGAGAGCGTGTCCTCGATCTCGCGCTGGATCGTGCGACGCAGCGGTCGCGCACCCAGAACCGGATCGAAGCCCCGCCTGGCCAGCACCTGCTTGGCCCGGTCGGTCACCTCGATGGTCATGTCCTTGGCCTTGAGGGCCACGCCCACGCGACCGATCATGAGATCGACCATTTGGACAATCTGCTCCTGCGTGAGCTGGTGGAACACGACGATCTCGTCGATGCGGTTGAGGAACTCCGGGCGGAAGTGCTTCTTCAGCTCGTCGTTGACCTTCTGCTTCATCCGCTCGTAGGCGTCCTCGGTGTTGTCGGAGGACTGGAAGCCCATACCGACGGCCTTGGAGATATCCCTCGTGCCCAGGTTGGACGTGAAGATCAGCACGGTGTTCTTGAAGTCCACCATGCGGCCCTGACCGTCGGTGAGACGGCCGTCCTCCAACACCTGGAGAAGGGTGTTGTAGATCTCCGAGTGAGCCTTCTCGATCTCGTCGAACAGGACCACCGAGAACGGCTTGCGCCGCACCTTCTCCGTGAGCTGGCCGCCCTCCTCGTAGCCGACGTACCCGGGGGGCGCGCCGAAGAGCCGCGAGGCGGTGAAGCGGTCGTGGAACTCGCCCATGTCGATCTGGATGAGCGCGTCGTCCTCGCCGAACAGGAAGTTCGCGAGCGCCTTCGACAGCTCGGTCTTACCGACACCGGACGGGCCGGCGAAGATGAACGATCCCGACGGACGCTTGGGGTCCTTGAGGCCCGCACGCGTCCGGCGGATCGCCCGGGAGACCGCCTTGATGGCGTCCTCCTGGCCGATGATCCGCTTGTGCAGCTCGTCCTCCATGCGGAGCAGACGGGTGGTCTCCTCCTCGGTGAGCTTGAAGACGGGGATGCCGGTCCAGTTGCCCAGGATCTCGGCGATCTGCTCCTCGTCGACCACGGCAGCTACGTCTATGTCACCCGCGCGCCACTGCTTCTCGCGCTCGGCGCGCTCGGCGATGAGCTTCTTCTCCGTGTCCCGCAGGCCGGCGGCCTTCTCGAAGTCCTGCGCGTCGATCGCGGACTCCTTCTCGCGGCGGGCCTCGGCGATCTTCTCGTCGAACTCACGCAGGTCCGGCGGAGCCGTCATCCGCTTGATGCGCATGCGGGCGCCGGCCTCGTCGATCAGGTCGATGGCCTTGTCCGGCAGGAACCGGTCGTTGATGTAGCGGTCCGCCAGCTGGGCGGCCGCGGCCAGGGCACCGTCCGTGATGGTGACGCGGTGGTGCGCCTCGTAGCGGTCCCGGAGCCCCTTGAGGATCTCGATGGACAGCTCCACACTCGGCTCGGGCACCTGCACCGGCTGGAAACGACGTTCTAGCGCCGCGTCCTTCTCGATGTGCTTGCGGTACTCCTCGAGCGTGGTGGCACCGATGGTCTGCAGCTCACCGCGGGCAAGCTTGGGCTTGAGGATCGACGCGGCGTCGATCGCGCCCTCGGCGGCGCCCGCCCCGACGAGTGTGTGGATCTCGTCGATGAACAGGATGATGTCACCGCGCTGGTTGATCTCCTTGAGGACCTTCTTCAGGCGCTCCTCGAAGTCACCGCGGTAGCGGGACCCGGCCACGAGCGAGCCGAGGTCCAGCGAGTAGAGCTGCTTGTCCTTGAGGGTCTCGGGGACCTCGTTGTTGACGATGGCCTGAGCGAGGCCCTCGACGACGGCGGTCTTACCCACGCCGGGCTCACCGATGAGCACCGGGTTGTTCTTGGTGCGCCGGGAGAGCACCTGCATGATGCGCTCCACCTCCTTGGCGCGACCAACGACCGGGTCGAGCTTGCCCTCCATGGCGGCCTGCGTGAGGTTGCGACCGAACTGGTCCAGGACCGTCGACGACGACGGGGTCCCGGCCTCGCGGCCACCGGTACCCGCGGGAGTGCCTGCACCCTCGGCTTCCTTGCCCTGGTACCCGGACAGCAACTGGATGACCTGCTGACGAACCCGCGTGAGGTCCGCTCCGAGCTTGACCAGCACCTGGGCGGCGACGCCCTCGCCCTCACGGATGAGACCCAGCAGGATGTGCTCGGTACCGATGTAGTTGTGGCCGAGCTGCAGCGCCTCGCGCAAGCTCAGCTCAAGCACCTTCTTGGCCCGCGGCGTGAACGGGATGTGCCCGCTGGGCGCCTGCTGGCCCTGGCCGATGATCTCCTCGACCTGACTCCGCACCGCTTCCAGCGAGATCCCCAGGGACTCGAGGGCCTTGGCGGCCACTCCCTCACCCTCATGGATGAGACCCAGCAGGATGTGCTCGGTGCCGATGTAGTTGTGGTTGAGCATCCTGGCCTCTTCCTGGGCCAGGACGACGACGCGACGCGCGCGGTCGGTAAACCGTTCGAACATCGTGCTACCTCACATTCCTCGGGTATTCACCACTGTAGTGGCCCGGTCCGACGACGGGAGCCACAGGAGCGGCAGTCGGTCCGTCATGTATGTGCAACGCGGCAGGTGGGGTAATGATTGCCGATTCGTGTACGCCGTCAGCGAACGCAGCCGCGGGGGGCCGGATTCATCGACGACTAGGGTCATCCCCATGAGGTACGCGAGCGGCGGTCGGGGCCGGTGAGCACGTTCGACCTCGGCCGCATCGGCGCCGGGCTGCCGTTCGCCCGGGCGCTTCCCGCACTGCGGGACGCCCTCGCCACGGCGGGTACCGCGGTGGTCCAGGCCCCGCCGGGCACCGGCAAGACGACCCTCGTGCCACCCGCGGTGGCCGTCGCCGAGACGGTGACGGGTCGGGTCGTGGTCACCCAGCCCAGGCGGGTCGCCGCCCGTACT contains the following coding sequences:
- a CDS encoding carbonic anhydrase codes for the protein MPHTNPISAWASLRDGNHRFVEGDMRHPSQNTQRREDLVAAQHPKAVLFGCSDSRVAAEIIFDQGLGDLFVIRTAGHIIDTAVLGSIEYAVHLLETPLIVVLGHDSCGGVAAAVDALRTGEIPPGFLRDVVEKVSPSILNGRREGLTTTDDFEARHILETGELLKQRSKIISDKIDDGRLAIVGVTYKLSDGRAYLRSVVGDVDDVPHGPGEKMVAV
- a CDS encoding DedA family protein; amino-acid sequence: MDTVAEQPFAVAFVSLFVIVMLRANATYWLGRGALSGGRLSRKMARHLEGPAMQRARRLSARYGVVAVPLSFLTIGIQTAINFSAGFTSMPMRRYLPAVTVGCLLWALLYSTVGLAGWSAVAVLWDQI
- the disA gene encoding DNA integrity scanning diadenylate cyclase DisA; translated protein: MRAVLRRLAPGTPLRDALDRIRRSGTGGLVVLGDDPVVQAICDGGVDLDVEFAPARLRELSKMDGAVVLSSDGSRITRANVHLVPDPSLPAVETGTRHRAAERTALHTGVPTVAVSASMTTVTVYAGGLARVLADPVVLLARADQTVATMERHGARSARARARLDRAEMGGYASVRDVVTMAQRLLRLERLGAELAELTVEMGEYGRQTTLQLEELLSDTPNELWGLVADHLRVEPVDGDPTPIPTAEQVANGLERLAALSDADLLLPAPVARCLGLPAEPEDLDEHVTARGHRMLAHIPRLRPVQITALVERFGSVPALLAAEQSDFADVEGVGALWARHVRQRLTGLGTV
- a CDS encoding A/G-specific adenine glycosylase gives rise to the protein MTSLDTPALLSWFAHAGRRLPWRDEGVGAWEILLCEVMSQQTPVARVEPVWREWRDRWPGPADLAAAAPADVIRMWGKLGYPRRALRLRECALVVVEQHGGEVPTDVDALLALPGIGDYTARAVACFAYGQRVPVVDTNVRRVVARAVGGAAEAGPPSTRRDLAAVDALLPTDREQAVAFSVAVMELGALVCTARSPKCDDCPLAASCAWLAAGKPAWDGPRRKVQTFAGTDRQVRGLLLDVLRDGDGTAARNALDAVWPDATQRDRALGSLLSDGLVVQAGGTYSLPGEN
- a CDS encoding antibiotic biosynthesis monooxygenase, which gives rise to MPVVKINALNVPPQAGAELERRFSERAHTVENSPGFLGFQLLRPTGGETRYFVVTTWEDEESFAAWRDGDARAAHAGEHGKPVADGANLLEFDVVMDIKPSA
- a CDS encoding ATP-dependent Clp protease ATP-binding subunit — encoded protein: MFERFTDRARRVVVLAQEEARMLNHNYIGTEHILLGLIHEGEGVAAKALESLGISLEAVRSQVEEIIGQGQQAPSGHIPFTPRAKKVLELSLREALQLGHNYIGTEHILLGLIREGEGVAAQVLVKLGADLTRVRQQVIQLLSGYQGKEAEGAGTPAGTGGREAGTPSSSTVLDQFGRNLTQAAMEGKLDPVVGRAKEVERIMQVLSRRTKNNPVLIGEPGVGKTAVVEGLAQAIVNNEVPETLKDKQLYSLDLGSLVAGSRYRGDFEERLKKVLKEINQRGDIILFIDEIHTLVGAGAAEGAIDAASILKPKLARGELQTIGATTLEEYRKHIEKDAALERRFQPVQVPEPSVELSIEILKGLRDRYEAHHRVTITDGALAAAAQLADRYINDRFLPDKAIDLIDEAGARMRIKRMTAPPDLREFDEKIAEARREKESAIDAQDFEKAAGLRDTEKKLIAERAEREKQWRAGDIDVAAVVDEEQIAEILGNWTGIPVFKLTEEETTRLLRMEDELHKRIIGQEDAIKAVSRAIRRTRAGLKDPKRPSGSFIFAGPSGVGKTELSKALANFLFGEDDALIQIDMGEFHDRFTASRLFGAPPGYVGYEEGGQLTEKVRRKPFSVVLFDEIEKAHSEIYNTLLQVLEDGRLTDGQGRMVDFKNTVLIFTSNLGTRDISKAVGMGFQSSDNTEDAYERMKQKVNDELKKHFRPEFLNRIDEIVVFHQLTQEQIVQMVDLMIGRVGVALKAKDMTIEVTDRAKQVLARRGFDPVLGARPLRRTIQREIEDTLSEKILFGEVAAGELVKVDVEGWDGESEKTEDAKFTFTGVPRPDAPADDEGEKITASVAPTGEAGPGDSLPPSTGGFGGGSTGGPSGSGGGAAPATT